From Candidatus Cloacimonadota bacterium:
TCCCATCGACCCAGACCTTCAGATCACCGTCTTCGAGAAAGACTTCAACTTTATTGCTTTTAAGATCAAAATCTTTTTTCTTGGCGATCTCAACCTTAAAAGTCTTGATCTTTTTCTTTCGTTTTATTTCCAGTTCAATTTTATCTCCAACTTCTTTTTTGGAAATTGCTTTTTTGATATCTTTGACGCTATCGATTTCTTTACCATCAGCTTTCAGAATGATATCGTCTTCTTTTAGTCCTGCTTTATCAGCTGGAGAATCTTTAAAAACTTCATCTATGACAACCTTCTTCTCGATGATTTCTTCATCACCTTCTTTCTTTACTTTTTTTTCAGCTGAAAGAAGAACTCCAATATGCTTACCATCCGTATCTTCATATTTATAAACAAAAACAGATGCAGGATCTTTGTAGAAGTCGAAAACTTTGCTATCCTGATCATAAAATAAACTGAAATAATCTTCTTTTTCACCGAGTACAACATCAAAAGTTTTATATTCACCATCTCTGAATATTTTGATCTTCACTTTCTGATCAGGTTTGAGGATCTTCAGCATTTTGGTTATCTGGTCGGATGTATAGATTTTATCATCATTTATTTGCAGGATGACATCATCTTCTTGAATCCCTGCTTCATCAACCGGACCATCTTCGACTACATCTTCGATTTCAACTCCATATTTTTCTTTCAAACC
This genomic window contains:
- a CDS encoding PDZ domain-containing protein translates to MYEKKMFRFAVSFLILILIIAPLAAKTKAFMGVFLKDLNEKDFEKFGVEGKHGVLITEVIEDKAAEKAGFKDEDVVIAFDGDKVYTLDQLTKMINLHKPGDKVQVRIVRDKKEKTIKLTLGEKEVPEKKTKAYLGVYVENLDEDDFKELGLKEKYGVEIEDVVEDGPVDEAGIQEDDVILQINDDKIYTSDQITKMLKILKPDQKVKIKIFRDGEYKTFDVVLGEKEDYFSLFYDQDSKVFDFYKDPASVFVYKYEDTDGKHIGVLLSAEKKVKKEGDEEIIEKKVVIDEVFKDSPADKAGLKEDDIILKADGKEIDSVKDIKKAISKKEVGDKIELEIKRKKKIKTFKVEIAKKKDFDLKSNKVEVFLEDGDLKVWVDGNEEHLLDIDHLKDNIDKIKILKKEHLEDLDDHIQKEINVEIEEFGDI